In Myxococcales bacterium, a single genomic region encodes these proteins:
- a CDS encoding FHA domain-containing protein, whose amino-acid sequence MFPNAPHGVLDVAEGLSDHRTVVCATCGRDNPARLTFCEDCGARLAARVSAPTPPVGVRVDTNGAFRPPAPDLSFNKSEPPKEGAGSSRPSAPRPSAPDLLAQAEIAPMAIQIAAPPELPLVAERGRACPRCRGLCDTAAAFCRFCGATLAEPDRTARAETNLVPALVRARVVSIGPDGAANATFELTERLDIGRSEGDVIITWDPYLSPRHLRLEAGPGVLVARDLGSVNGTFVRVRGPAPENGAVATGIEAHDAASALNKGVPLEDQDLILLGQQVIRFEVVKDAEAGFGPATQHGTALFGTPAGPVYARLCQRTVEGVTRDVFHVRKDEVALGRELGDFVFTDDAFLSRRHALVRRDAKTGTFSLHDAGSSNGTFLRARGEMPIAPGDEIRIGQQLFRIEPGPAQGEPVAATGPAATRRVS is encoded by the coding sequence ATGTTCCCCAACGCCCCGCACGGCGTCCTTGACGTGGCCGAAGGTTTGTCCGATCACCGAACCGTGGTTTGCGCGACCTGCGGCCGGGACAATCCCGCGCGCCTCACCTTCTGCGAGGACTGCGGAGCGCGCCTTGCGGCGCGGGTCTCCGCTCCGACGCCGCCCGTGGGCGTTCGCGTCGACACCAACGGTGCTTTCCGGCCTCCCGCTCCCGACTTGAGCTTCAACAAGAGCGAGCCGCCGAAGGAGGGAGCCGGCTCGTCACGCCCATCGGCGCCACGACCGTCGGCGCCAGACTTGTTGGCCCAAGCCGAGATTGCGCCGATGGCCATCCAAATCGCGGCGCCGCCGGAATTGCCTCTCGTGGCCGAACGGGGGCGTGCTTGCCCCCGCTGCCGTGGCCTCTGCGACACGGCGGCGGCCTTCTGTAGGTTCTGCGGGGCTACGCTGGCTGAACCCGACCGCACGGCACGCGCCGAGACAAACCTTGTCCCCGCGCTCGTCCGAGCGCGCGTCGTGAGCATTGGTCCCGACGGCGCCGCGAACGCGACCTTCGAGCTGACGGAGCGCCTCGACATCGGCCGCTCCGAGGGCGACGTCATCATCACCTGGGACCCGTACTTGTCACCGCGGCACCTCCGCCTCGAAGCAGGGCCCGGCGTCCTCGTCGCGCGCGACCTTGGTTCCGTCAATGGTACGTTCGTCCGCGTGAGAGGGCCGGCGCCGGAAAACGGCGCGGTTGCGACGGGCATCGAGGCGCATGACGCGGCCAGCGCTTTGAACAAGGGAGTGCCGCTCGAGGACCAAGATTTGATACTCCTCGGGCAACAGGTGATAAGGTTTGAGGTTGTGAAGGACGCGGAGGCGGGTTTTGGCCCGGCGACTCAGCACGGCACTGCCCTCTTCGGTACGCCCGCTGGTCCGGTTTACGCTCGTCTCTGTCAACGTACGGTCGAAGGGGTCACACGAGACGTGTTCCACGTGAGGAAAGACGAAGTCGCACTCGGGCGCGAGCTCGGCGATTTCGTGTTCACCGACGACGCCTTCCTCTCGCGGCGGCACGCCCTCGTGCGTCGCGACGCGAAGACCGGTACGTTCTCTCTGCACGATGCCGGTTCGTCGAACGGAACGTTCTTGCGTGCCCGGGGCGAGATGCCCATCGCGCCGGGCGACGAGATCCGCATCGGTCAGCAGCTGTTTCGCATTGAACCGGGTCCCGCGCAGGGCGAGCCCGTGGCCGCCACCGGGCCGGCGGCCACACGCAGGGTTTCGTGA
- a CDS encoding Stp1/IreP family PP2C-type Ser/Thr phosphatase: MSQPDAPVSTDAVAEPAAAQAAGTPPAGASPTPPPVGLHVFARTDVGQVREHNEDNFIVADLTRRARGLQEGSRVTTVGKQGHLFAVCDGMGGAAAGEIASQMAIDIIYERMIDGLSPDAPLERDELARRLVRAVETAGLRIFQEAKADRTRRGMGTTVTAAALLDGTLFLAQVGDSRGYILRGETLVQVTRDQSLVNQLIEAGQLTEEEAETFEHNNIILQALGTADTVQVDLTFASLVKGDVLMLCSDGLSGMVRFDEIREVLRTCTEPLDACKALTDKANQAGGHDNITVIVVRFDGETLLAEAPEPLKYRKYSLPEEHGEVTRPQTSPDASAEVLARRGDPDGPAQAPRPASVAPPAFADDEPIDIPGTHVPVPVVIMLVVGVLALVGATAMLFLR; the protein is encoded by the coding sequence GTGAGCCAACCTGACGCGCCGGTGTCGACGGATGCAGTGGCGGAGCCCGCCGCAGCGCAGGCTGCGGGAACGCCGCCGGCGGGAGCCTCGCCGACGCCGCCGCCTGTCGGTCTGCACGTTTTCGCCCGCACTGACGTCGGGCAAGTGCGCGAGCACAACGAAGACAACTTCATCGTCGCCGACCTTACCCGACGCGCGCGTGGCCTCCAGGAAGGCAGCCGCGTCACAACGGTGGGCAAGCAGGGCCACCTCTTTGCGGTCTGCGACGGTATGGGTGGCGCCGCCGCCGGCGAAATCGCGAGCCAGATGGCCATCGACATCATCTACGAACGGATGATCGACGGCCTCTCGCCCGATGCGCCCCTCGAGCGCGACGAGCTCGCGCGTCGCCTCGTTCGCGCCGTCGAGACGGCCGGCCTCCGCATCTTCCAAGAGGCCAAGGCCGATCGCACGCGACGCGGAATGGGCACGACGGTCACCGCCGCCGCGTTGCTCGACGGGACCTTGTTCCTCGCGCAGGTCGGCGACTCACGTGGCTACATCTTGCGGGGCGAGACCCTCGTGCAAGTGACGCGCGACCAGTCGCTCGTGAATCAGCTCATCGAAGCGGGGCAGCTCACCGAAGAAGAGGCCGAGACCTTCGAGCACAACAACATCATCCTCCAGGCGCTCGGGACCGCGGACACGGTGCAGGTCGACCTCACCTTCGCGTCGCTCGTCAAAGGCGACGTGCTGATGCTCTGCTCCGACGGCCTCTCGGGCATGGTGCGCTTCGACGAGATCCGCGAGGTCTTGCGCACCTGCACCGAACCGCTCGACGCCTGCAAGGCGCTCACCGACAAGGCAAATCAGGCCGGAGGCCACGACAACATCACGGTCATCGTGGTGCGCTTCGACGGTGAGACGCTCTTGGCGGAGGCACCGGAGCCGCTCAAGTACCGCAAGTACTCGCTGCCAGAAGAGCACGGCGAGGTGACGCGGCCGCAAACGAGTCCCGATGCGAGCGCTGAGGTCCTCGCGCGGCGAGGCGACCCCGACGGCCCCGCTCAAGCGCCTCGCCCCGCGAGCGTCGCGCCGCCAGCGTTCGCAGACGACGAGCCCATCGACATCCCCGGAACGCACGTCCCGGTGCCGGTCGTAATCATGCTCGTGGTGGGTGTGCTCGCGCTGGTGGGCGCGACGGCCATGTTGTTCCTGCGATAG
- a CDS encoding tetratricopeptide repeat protein produces MRSLLAETLRWLVGVVVLAAGLPGCASHPPVPPAAIQLNEAGARALAGGEFEVAAARLALAIEYSPRFTEAWVNLGLLQLERGEREAARRTLRHARVLNPNLPAPHHALGLWAEAHDKLSEAEAHYRAALKVDPGFPPSRANLGRLLFKRAAWDEAREQFLRLTEVAPGESVGFVGLVESYLRQGRVGDGDAALDTALRHFPEAPEVLLLAARRQIRQGRYAEAERELARIAGEASTDAHRAVALSFLAVAQWARGDAATSTSTARAALIIDPNQDVARYVLAQTGASPPLAR; encoded by the coding sequence ATGCGCTCTCTTCTCGCCGAAACGTTGCGGTGGCTGGTCGGCGTCGTCGTTCTCGCCGCCGGCCTTCCGGGGTGTGCGTCGCATCCTCCGGTGCCGCCCGCTGCGATTCAGCTGAACGAGGCGGGCGCCCGCGCGCTCGCGGGCGGTGAGTTCGAGGTCGCGGCGGCCCGTCTGGCCCTGGCCATCGAGTACAGCCCGCGCTTCACCGAGGCGTGGGTGAACCTCGGCCTACTCCAACTTGAACGCGGCGAACGCGAGGCTGCGCGCCGCACCTTGCGCCATGCACGCGTGCTCAATCCAAACCTGCCCGCGCCCCACCACGCGCTGGGATTGTGGGCCGAGGCGCACGACAAGCTCTCCGAAGCGGAGGCGCACTACCGCGCGGCGCTGAAGGTCGACCCTGGCTTTCCGCCGTCGCGGGCGAACCTAGGTCGCTTGCTCTTCAAGCGCGCCGCTTGGGATGAGGCGCGCGAACAGTTCTTGCGGCTCACCGAGGTCGCGCCCGGCGAGAGCGTCGGCTTCGTGGGCCTCGTCGAGAGCTACCTCAGGCAGGGGCGCGTTGGCGATGGGGACGCCGCGCTCGACACCGCGCTCCGGCATTTTCCCGAAGCGCCGGAGGTCCTGCTCTTGGCAGCACGTCGGCAGATTCGGCAAGGCCGCTACGCTGAAGCGGAGCGTGAGCTTGCGCGCATCGCCGGCGAAGCAAGTACCGACGCGCACCGCGCGGTGGCGCTCTCCTTCCTCGCGGTCGCGCAATGGGCTCGTGGCGACGCCGCTACGTCGACGTCAACGGCACGCGCCGCGCTCATCATCGACCCGAACCAGGACGTGGCGCGCTACGTCCTGGCTCAGACCGGCGCAAGCCCACCGTTGGCGCGTTGA
- a CDS encoding protein kinase, which yields MLGRGGMGSVWHATHLGLDIPCAVKFIEGEFAALPEAQQRFEREAKAAAQLRSPHVVQILDHGISEGRPYIAMELLDGEDLGKRLTRVGRLAPTETATVIMQVCRALTKAHSLGIVHRDLKPDNIFLVRDDDREIAKVLDFGIAKSNSTGLDGSSNTKTGAMLGTPYYMSPEQAQGIKAVDYRSDLWSLAVIAFQCVTGRLPFESEALGDLLVKIIVSELPIPSRAASVPQGFDEWWAKAAARQPDHRFQSAKEFGESLHAVFQNAGVSVSTPNLLAATPRQPEPSRPFGMTPPSAMAQSVVAGQGAAPALNANATTGAPIARTYSGMVDGAQGSKPKTSAGLVVGAALMGLLVIGGGAFVVVGRSTNKAAAVASTPETPKPPVEVKAPEAAKVEAKVEAKVESLPPASPVGSVESKTPADPKKDEKLDARAEGKGRRNKPAVVGAAPAPVAPAPAKPAKPQSDVEKMGF from the coding sequence ATGCTCGGCAGGGGCGGCATGGGATCCGTGTGGCACGCGACCCACCTTGGCCTCGACATCCCTTGCGCCGTGAAGTTCATCGAGGGCGAGTTCGCCGCCCTCCCTGAGGCGCAGCAGCGCTTCGAACGCGAAGCCAAGGCGGCGGCCCAGCTTCGGAGCCCCCACGTCGTGCAGATCCTCGACCATGGGATCTCCGAGGGGCGCCCCTACATCGCCATGGAGCTCCTCGACGGGGAAGACTTGGGCAAGCGCCTGACGCGTGTCGGCCGGCTCGCGCCGACTGAGACGGCGACGGTGATCATGCAGGTTTGTCGCGCCCTCACCAAGGCGCACTCGCTGGGCATCGTTCATCGCGACCTCAAGCCCGACAACATCTTCCTCGTGAGAGACGACGATCGAGAGATCGCCAAGGTGCTCGATTTCGGCATCGCGAAGAGCAATTCGACGGGGCTCGATGGCAGCAGCAACACGAAGACCGGCGCCATGCTCGGAACGCCCTATTACATGAGCCCGGAGCAGGCTCAGGGCATCAAGGCCGTCGACTACCGAAGCGATCTCTGGTCCCTCGCGGTCATCGCGTTCCAGTGTGTCACCGGCCGATTGCCGTTCGAGAGCGAGGCGCTCGGTGACCTCCTGGTGAAGATCATCGTGTCGGAGTTGCCGATCCCGTCTCGCGCGGCCTCCGTTCCTCAGGGCTTCGACGAGTGGTGGGCGAAAGCTGCCGCGCGCCAGCCCGACCATCGCTTTCAGAGCGCCAAGGAGTTCGGCGAGAGTCTCCACGCGGTGTTCCAGAACGCCGGCGTATCGGTGAGCACGCCCAACCTCCTCGCTGCGACGCCGCGGCAGCCAGAGCCGAGCCGCCCCTTCGGCATGACGCCACCTTCCGCGATGGCGCAGTCGGTGGTCGCCGGCCAAGGCGCTGCTCCGGCGCTCAACGCCAACGCCACGACGGGCGCCCCCATCGCACGCACCTACAGCGGCATGGTCGACGGCGCTCAAGGCTCCAAGCCGAAGACGAGCGCAGGCTTGGTCGTTGGCGCCGCGCTGATGGGGCTCTTGGTCATCGGCGGCGGTGCCTTCGTCGTCGTGGGCCGAAGCACCAACAAGGCGGCGGCCGTCGCCTCCACACCGGAGACGCCGAAGCCGCCCGTCGAGGTCAAAGCGCCCGAGGCCGCCAAGGTCGAGGCGAAGGTGGAGGCCAAGGTGGAGTCGCTTCCTCCAGCGTCGCCCGTCGGGTCAGTTGAATCGAAGACCCCGGCCGATCCCAAGAAGGACGAGAAGCTCGATGCGCGTGCCGAAGGCAAGGGGCGCCGCAACAAGCCCGCCGTTGTTGGCGCCGCGCCCGCGCCGGTGGCTCCGGCACCGGCGAAGCCCGCGAAGCCGCAGAGCGACGTCGAAAAAATGGGGTTCTGA
- a CDS encoding ATP-dependent Clp protease adaptor ClpS, giving the protein MAGPDRKPNEQDDTEVVDRVKPVVPRRYKVLFHNDDYTTMEFVVETLMSFFHKSQAEATHVMLTVHKTGKGVAGVYTREIAETKVSQVMDHAKQCGMPLMLTAEPE; this is encoded by the coding sequence ATGGCCGGCCCCGACCGAAAACCTAACGAGCAAGACGACACGGAAGTCGTCGACCGGGTCAAACCGGTCGTTCCGCGCCGCTACAAGGTGCTGTTTCACAACGACGACTACACGACGATGGAATTCGTCGTGGAAACGCTCATGAGCTTCTTTCACAAGTCGCAGGCCGAGGCGACGCACGTCATGCTCACGGTCCACAAGACCGGAAAAGGTGTGGCGGGGGTCTACACAAGGGAGATCGCCGAGACCAAGGTCTCTCAGGTGATGGATCACGCGAAACAATGCGGCATGCCGCTTATGCTGACGGCGGAGCCCGAGTGA
- the clpA gene encoding ATP-dependent Clp protease ATP-binding subunit ClpA, with the protein MRISPEVDIALSLATSEASRRHHEFVTLEHVLYALLFDNGTADVVRHAGGNVPELKKQLETFIDQHVEALPDDTYGAPSLSVAALRVIRRAAAHVQSSGKEEVKGANIVVAMYSEAESFAVSALEADGVTRLDVVAYLSHGVSKIDEDDETRAPGGAGAGGEDAPKDGKGKDPLAAYCVNLNVQAEEKKIDPLIGREKEVTRVIQILARRKKNNPILVGDAGVGKTAIAEGLALKIVGGEVPTALRQSTVYALDMGALVAGTRYRGDFEERLKAVIKALEKLDGAILFIDEIHTIVGAGATSGGSMDASNLLKPALGGGRLKCIGSTTFDEYRQHFEKDRALSRRFQRVEVLEPSLEDTVLILKGLQAKYEDYHGVTYEPDAVLAAANLASKYLHDKKLPDKAIDLLDEAGAAVKLRDGAPTLAASDAAPANEKDAEKDANEGEAPARSAVTVSDVETVLARMAQIPPREVSSNDKGRLRDLETELGSVVFGQAAAVAELASAIKLARAGLRNPEKPIGSFLLTGPTGVGKTEVAKQLAKIMGISFIRFDMSEYMERHTVSRLIGAPPGYVGFDQGGLLTDAVAKTPHALLLLDEIEKAHPDVFNILLQVMDHGRLTDNNGKTTDFRHVILAMTSNVGARDLARRAVGFGAGQALGDAEREYKRMFAPEFRNRLDARIEFAPLSMETMRRVVGKFIRELEAQLADKNVTLSVNEGARDYLAEKGYDPDYGARPLARLIQDEVKKPLGEELLFGKLEHGGHVALGRHETDAKLTFEITARDALSKDEVLH; encoded by the coding sequence ATGCGCATCAGCCCCGAAGTCGACATCGCCCTCTCGCTCGCCACCAGCGAGGCCTCACGGCGTCACCACGAGTTCGTCACGCTCGAGCACGTGCTCTATGCCTTGCTGTTCGACAACGGGACCGCCGACGTGGTTCGCCACGCCGGGGGCAACGTGCCGGAGCTGAAGAAGCAGCTCGAGACCTTCATCGACCAACACGTCGAAGCGCTGCCCGACGACACCTACGGCGCGCCGAGCCTCTCGGTGGCGGCCCTTCGTGTGATCCGGCGCGCCGCGGCGCACGTGCAGTCCTCCGGCAAGGAAGAGGTGAAGGGCGCGAACATCGTCGTGGCGATGTATTCGGAGGCCGAGTCTTTCGCGGTCTCAGCGCTCGAGGCTGACGGCGTAACGCGCCTCGACGTGGTGGCTTACTTGTCCCACGGCGTCTCGAAGATCGACGAAGACGACGAGACCCGCGCGCCCGGCGGCGCCGGCGCCGGCGGAGAGGACGCCCCGAAAGACGGCAAGGGCAAAGACCCGCTCGCCGCCTATTGCGTGAACCTCAACGTCCAGGCGGAAGAAAAGAAGATCGACCCACTCATCGGACGCGAGAAAGAGGTCACGCGGGTCATTCAGATCCTCGCGCGCCGCAAGAAGAACAACCCCATCCTCGTCGGTGACGCGGGCGTGGGCAAGACGGCCATCGCCGAAGGGCTCGCCCTCAAGATCGTCGGCGGTGAAGTGCCGACAGCTCTGCGCCAATCCACGGTCTACGCCCTCGATATGGGCGCTTTGGTCGCGGGCACGCGGTATCGCGGCGACTTCGAAGAGCGCCTCAAGGCCGTGATCAAGGCCCTCGAGAAGCTCGACGGCGCCATCCTCTTCATCGACGAGATCCACACCATCGTCGGCGCTGGCGCCACGAGCGGTGGCTCGATGGACGCGTCGAACCTCCTCAAGCCCGCGCTCGGCGGCGGGCGACTCAAGTGCATCGGCTCGACGACCTTCGACGAGTACCGCCAGCATTTCGAGAAAGATCGCGCCCTCAGCCGTCGCTTTCAGCGCGTCGAGGTGCTCGAGCCGTCGCTCGAGGACACGGTGCTCATCCTGAAAGGGTTGCAGGCGAAGTACGAGGACTACCACGGGGTGACCTACGAGCCCGACGCGGTCCTCGCGGCGGCAAACCTCGCGTCAAAGTACCTCCACGACAAGAAGCTCCCCGACAAGGCCATTGACCTCTTGGACGAAGCGGGTGCCGCGGTGAAGCTTCGCGATGGCGCACCGACGCTCGCGGCGAGCGATGCCGCACCTGCCAACGAGAAAGACGCGGAGAAGGACGCGAACGAGGGGGAGGCGCCCGCTCGGTCAGCGGTGACCGTGTCAGACGTCGAGACGGTCCTCGCTCGCATGGCTCAGATTCCGCCCCGTGAGGTCTCGAGCAACGACAAGGGACGCCTGCGCGATCTCGAGACCGAGCTGGGCAGCGTCGTCTTTGGTCAGGCGGCCGCCGTGGCTGAGCTCGCGAGCGCCATCAAGCTGGCGCGCGCCGGCCTCCGCAATCCCGAGAAGCCCATCGGCTCGTTTCTGCTGACGGGCCCGACCGGCGTCGGCAAGACCGAAGTCGCGAAGCAGCTCGCGAAGATCATGGGCATCTCGTTCATTCGGTTCGACATGAGCGAGTACATGGAGCGGCACACGGTCTCGCGCCTCATCGGCGCACCGCCGGGCTACGTCGGCTTCGATCAAGGCGGCCTCTTGACCGACGCCGTCGCAAAGACGCCGCACGCGCTGCTCTTGCTCGACGAAATCGAGAAGGCTCACCCGGACGTGTTCAACATCCTGCTCCAGGTCATGGACCACGGCCGCCTGACCGACAACAACGGCAAGACGACAGACTTTCGTCACGTCATCCTCGCCATGACCAGCAACGTGGGCGCGCGCGACCTCGCGCGCCGCGCCGTGGGCTTCGGCGCCGGCCAGGCCCTTGGCGACGCCGAGCGCGAGTACAAGCGCATGTTCGCGCCGGAGTTCAGGAACCGGCTCGACGCGCGCATCGAGTTTGCGCCGCTGTCGATGGAGACGATGCGTCGCGTCGTCGGCAAGTTCATTCGCGAGCTCGAAGCGCAGCTCGCCGACAAGAACGTCACCCTAAGCGTCAACGAGGGCGCTCGCGACTACCTGGCGGAGAAGGGTTACGACCCCGACTACGGCGCGCGCCCCTTGGCGCGGCTCATCCAGGACGAGGTCAAGAAGCCGCTCGGCGAGGAGCTCCTGTTCGGCAAGCTCGAACACGGTGGTCACGTCGCGCTGGGTCGCCACGAGACCGACGCGAAGCTCACCTTCGAGATCACCGCGCGCGACGCGCTCTCGAAGGACGAAGTCCTTCACTGA
- a CDS encoding universal stress protein — MFRAKTVLVAVDFSETSEKAIETAIEVAAKFDGRVVLLHAYEIPALGFPDGVLVASSDVVSRIGTAAQTALADLTDKYRGRVPLETLLRMGPAYETVNAVAEELGADLIVIGTHGRKGLARALLGSVAENIIRTATRPVIVLHGPRD; from the coding sequence ATGTTCCGCGCAAAAACTGTTCTGGTTGCTGTCGACTTCAGCGAGACCAGCGAGAAGGCCATCGAGACCGCCATCGAGGTCGCTGCAAAGTTCGACGGTCGTGTCGTCTTGTTGCACGCCTACGAGATCCCGGCGCTCGGGTTCCCCGACGGCGTCCTCGTAGCCAGTAGCGACGTCGTCAGCCGCATCGGCACCGCGGCCCAGACCGCCCTCGCCGACCTGACCGACAAGTACCGCGGCCGCGTACCGCTCGAAACGCTCCTTCGTATGGGTCCTGCCTACGAGACGGTCAACGCCGTGGCCGAGGAGCTCGGCGCGGACCTCATCGTCATCGGCACGCACGGTCGGAAGGGCCTCGCACGCGCCCTCCTCGGCTCCGTCGCCGAGAACATCATCCGCACGGCCACGCGACCGGTCATCGTCCTTCACGGCCCGCGCGACTAA
- a CDS encoding universal stress protein → MTATDTPFVILVAHDFSEHSRRALSAAKGLALRSGNAELHVVHVVPPPVGNAAVVGSADMAATFTDTLNRTRKEVEEACTDVSKGLADRVYGHVRTGKASREITEVGKQIAADLIVVGTHGRTGLARALLGSVAEEVVRHSPCNVLTVRLTPEVPAIEPACEGCVAAQAKAGDPKARCDTHLRRHPRPHTYTDGQEGLFHQSFRFE, encoded by the coding sequence ATGACCGCCACGGACACGCCCTTCGTCATTCTCGTCGCCCACGACTTTTCGGAGCATTCGCGGCGGGCCTTGTCTGCCGCGAAGGGGCTCGCCCTGCGCTCCGGGAACGCTGAGCTGCACGTCGTTCACGTGGTGCCGCCGCCGGTGGGCAACGCGGCCGTGGTCGGCTCCGCAGACATGGCGGCGACCTTCACCGACACGCTCAACCGAACTCGCAAGGAGGTAGAGGAAGCGTGCACCGACGTCTCCAAGGGCCTCGCGGACCGCGTCTACGGGCACGTGCGCACCGGCAAGGCGTCCCGTGAGATCACGGAGGTCGGCAAGCAGATCGCCGCCGACCTCATCGTCGTGGGCACCCACGGGCGAACGGGGTTGGCGCGCGCGCTCCTCGGCTCGGTCGCGGAGGAGGTCGTACGGCACTCGCCGTGCAACGTCCTTACGGTGCGCCTGACGCCGGAAGTTCCGGCCATCGAGCCCGCTTGCGAGGGCTGCGTCGCAGCGCAGGCGAAGGCCGGTGATCCGAAGGCGCGCTGCGACACGCACTTGCGGCGGCATCCGCGACCTCACACGTACACCGACGGCCAAGAGGGACTCTTCCACCAGAGCTTCCGCTTCGAGTAG
- a CDS encoding nicotinamidase, whose amino-acid sequence MTAQAKNLPLPAFFDPKNAEAFAYRPDQGRLFAEAATTKKRHQVTPAASDAKNVHLLLIDVQKDFCFPEGSLYVAGRSGRGALDDNRRTAEFIYRNAGVLTNVTATLDTHFAYQVFFPSFWVDKNDAPLQPFREITTDDIDRGEVRPNPSVAAWLCNGNYTWLLQQARYYCAELERAGKYKLYLWPHHCILGSDGHALAGVIHEARMFHSFLRGTQSWVEVKGGNALTENYSIMRPEVLTRHDGQPLAQRNTAFLKTLLAADAVIIAGQAASHCVKSSIDDLLDEIVSQDKALAKKVYILEDCMSSVTVPDGKGGFVADFTPQADAAKRRFIDAGMHVVKSTDDIDQWPGMR is encoded by the coding sequence ATGACCGCACAAGCCAAAAACCTGCCGCTGCCCGCCTTTTTTGATCCAAAAAACGCCGAGGCCTTCGCCTACCGGCCCGACCAGGGGCGCCTCTTCGCCGAGGCGGCGACCACGAAGAAGCGGCACCAAGTCACGCCCGCCGCAAGTGATGCCAAGAACGTGCACCTTCTGCTCATCGACGTGCAGAAGGACTTCTGCTTCCCGGAGGGCTCGCTCTACGTCGCAGGGCGAAGCGGCAGGGGAGCGCTCGACGACAACCGGCGGACCGCCGAGTTCATCTACCGGAATGCCGGCGTGCTCACCAACGTGACGGCCACGCTCGACACCCACTTCGCGTATCAGGTCTTCTTTCCCTCGTTCTGGGTCGACAAGAACGACGCGCCGCTCCAGCCGTTTCGAGAGATCACGACCGACGACATCGATCGCGGGGAGGTGCGCCCCAACCCGAGCGTGGCGGCCTGGCTGTGCAACGGCAACTACACCTGGCTCCTCCAGCAAGCCCGGTACTACTGCGCCGAGCTCGAGAGGGCAGGGAAGTACAAGCTCTACCTCTGGCCGCACCACTGCATCCTCGGGAGCGACGGGCACGCGCTCGCGGGCGTTATCCACGAGGCGCGCATGTTTCATTCGTTCCTTCGCGGCACCCAGTCTTGGGTCGAGGTGAAGGGCGGCAACGCGCTCACGGAGAACTACTCCATCATGCGACCCGAGGTGCTCACGCGGCACGACGGGCAGCCGCTCGCGCAAAGGAACACCGCGTTCTTGAAGACGCTCTTGGCGGCCGACGCCGTGATCATCGCCGGTCAGGCGGCGAGCCACTGCGTCAAGAGCTCCATCGATGACCTGCTCGACGAGATCGTGTCGCAAGACAAAGCGCTCGCGAAGAAGGTCTACATCCTCGAGGACTGCATGTCGTCGGTGACCGTCCCCGACGGCAAGGGCGGCTTCGTGGCCGACTTCACGCCGCAGGCGGACGCCGCGAAGCGCCGGTTCATCGACGCCGGGATGCACGTCGTCAAGTCCACCGACGACATCGACCAATGGCCCGGCATGCGCTGA
- a CDS encoding protein phosphatase 2C domain-containing protein, with protein MAEAIEIQGGSVVGQAHVASGKSNQDAFAWARSTEDGHLVAVVADGCGSARHSGVGAQLGARLLVQFALDALREGLAEEVALMVAHERLVVELRRLAEAMSGAPMATTEFARVVLEHFLFTVVGVVVDGRAGLVTPFSLGDGLLVLNGEPHVLGPFANNEPPYLGYELVDGNRRPFRRHASLRTDAFRSMLLGTDGVVDLMNAEHVATDASSHRVGHVGPLRQFWEEERYFKNPDMVRRRLAVVSRLKGPRGSLLADDTTLVVLRRGGALAAEEAGGLSW; from the coding sequence ATGGCCGAAGCGATCGAAATTCAGGGAGGCAGCGTCGTCGGCCAGGCGCACGTGGCCTCCGGCAAGAGCAACCAGGACGCCTTCGCCTGGGCGCGCTCCACCGAGGACGGTCACCTCGTCGCCGTCGTCGCGGACGGTTGCGGCAGCGCGCGCCACAGCGGTGTGGGCGCCCAGCTTGGGGCGCGCCTCCTCGTCCAGTTCGCACTCGACGCGCTCCGCGAAGGGCTCGCCGAGGAAGTCGCGCTGATGGTGGCGCACGAACGGCTCGTGGTCGAGCTGCGTCGCCTCGCCGAGGCCATGAGCGGCGCGCCGATGGCCACGACGGAGTTCGCGCGCGTCGTGCTCGAGCACTTCTTGTTCACCGTCGTTGGCGTCGTGGTCGACGGGCGCGCGGGCCTCGTGACGCCGTTCTCGCTTGGCGACGGGCTCCTCGTGCTCAACGGGGAGCCCCACGTGCTGGGGCCTTTCGCCAACAACGAGCCGCCCTACCTCGGCTACGAACTCGTGGACGGCAATCGACGACCGTTTCGCCGTCATGCGTCCCTTCGCACCGACGCGTTTCGGTCGATGCTCCTCGGCACCGATGGCGTCGTCGACCTGATGAACGCGGAGCACGTCGCCACGGATGCCTCGTCCCATCGCGTCGGGCACGTCGGGCCGCTTCGTCAGTTTTGGGAGGAGGAGCGCTACTTCAAGAACCCCGACATGGTCCGTCGACGTCTCGCCGTCGTTTCGAGACTGAAGGGGCCCCGCGGCTCCCTCTTGGCCGACGACACGACGCTCGTCGTGCTTCGGCGTGGCGGGGCGCTTGCCGCCGAAGAAGCGGGAGGCTTGTCGTGGTAG